The sequence GTCACGATGGGCAGCTGAAGAAGCTGATAGACACTGCCACAGGGAGGCACATCCCTGTAGATCAGAGACATCTAGAGGATCTTCTGGACTCCAGATTGGCCGGAGTGAGGGCAGAGGTCCTCGATGGCTTTGAGAGGAGACTGACGGGTCTGGAGGGCCACTGTGATGAGAGAATCGGTCAGGTGAGTTGATCACTGAACTTTGTGCTAGGAACTAGTTGGACCATTGTGCATGAtggcatttgttttatttgttctaATTCAAGTCAGCATGAGCTTGCGACtgacttttcttttctgttttgatatttagccaAGCTTCAAGCTTCAAGAGATTTAAACGAATCTCTAATTATTCTCTAATAAAGCTCTAACATTTACAGCATACTGTATAAGACCTTTACAttaacattttggaaaaaaaatgtaatgaattcaAAAATATATGTTCACCGTCAAAATCCGTTTTTTGAAATACGATATGCACAAATGGCAAAATGAGtgaaaaatgaatacaatatTATGACAATTTAGAAACTTAAGACAGATACACTTGCTGATACACCTTTTTAAGTTTGATTTTAATGTATTCATGATTAAAACATGTTCaatgttgggggtaacgcattacaagtaacatgagttacgtaatcagattactttttcaagtaactagtaaaataatggattactttttaatttacaataaaatacctgagtattttttttatatataagtaaAACCAACTACTTTGCTTTCTCATGTATTGACTGATAGATCTCCTGTCCTCATGATGAGAGAAAGCAGGAGTGAGTGCTGATGTGTTGTGTGAGCTGTGTGAACTCAATGTCAACATGTACTCATCTcacttgcacaaaaacagattcagtattcctagaaatgaataaaaacagtcaaatgcaaACTCAGGACATGACACAAACAGGTTAAAAAGCACAAATTTTCTTTATgaagcctgtcctccaacaaaaaacgaccatataggtcgtttgtgcaagcatttattacgacctatatttacgttttaaagttaagcgccctctagcgccctattaaaaataatgacagtatcgcgttgcgtctgtcttcatgaattgacgtatagcgtcattaccaatcaaaatgcacgtttatttaaatgcaatgtgtgggctttttacaccgatctcacagtatttcctacatattttactaggaggcttattcgttcgaatggccacacctaaccccacccctaaacctaaccctcacagaaatcatgctaaattatgatttatagagcatatacattttcgtgcatatccgttccctgggatcgaacccatgatagcattattacatatcaaggtataacgcaataatttaccaactgagctacacaaaacgcaaaccagagtgcaaataaaagagtacaaaacattaatatgaaaacgaccttttgccgataggggcacaaTTGTAGGAGGGTCGTATtgcagggatttggacaaacgacccatacgagcgtattggttggaggacatgttgaaaaattactttagataaatatgacatttgtgtttctttctttctttttttttttaagggagaaaaatgAGGTcaagccaaatgtgaaaaagtaatgcaaaagtaatttaacgcattactttccataaaaagtaacaatgTAATTATTCACTCTTTTGTTAggaagtaacacaatattgtaatgcattacttttaaaagtaactttccccaacactgaacatgatcatcaaagtcaaagtcacctttatttatatagcgctttaaacaaaatacattgcgtcaaagcaactgaacaacattcattaggaaaacagtgtcaataatgcaaaaatgatagttaaaggcagttcatcattggattcagttatgtcatctctgttcagttaaaaagtgtctgtgcatttgtttgcaatcaagtcaacgatatcgctgtagatgaagtgtccctaactaagcaagccagaggcgacagcggcaaggaaccgaaactccatcggtgacagaatggagaaaaaaaccttgggagaaatcaggctcagttggggggccagttctcctctgaccagacaaaaccagtagttcaattccaggctgcagcaaagtcagattgtgcagaagaatcatctgtttcctgtggtattgtcctggtgctcctctgagacaaggtctttacaggggatctgtatctggggctctagttgtcctggtctccgctgtctttcagggcagtagaggtcctttctaggtgctgatccaccatctggtctggatacgtactggatccgggtgactgtagtgaccctctgatctggacacagacgggatctggtggccacggtgacctcggaacaagagagaaacagacaaatattagcgtagatgccattcttctaatgatgtagcaagtacatagggtgttatgggaagtgtttccgtttccggtttacctaattaatgcagcctaaaaatcctttaatggatttggataataaaagcatattagtatgttatgtgtatgccaggttaaagagatgggtctttaatctagatttaaactgcaagagtgtgtctgcctcccgaacaatgttaggtaggttattccagagtttgggcgccaaataggaaaaggatctgctgcctgcagttgattttgatattctaggtattatcaaattgcctgagttttgagaacgtagcggacgtagatgattataatgtaaaaggagctcattcaaatactgaggtgctaaaccattcagggctttataagtaataagcaatattctaaaatctatgcgatgcttgatagggagccagtgcagtgttgacaggaccgggctaatatggtcatacttcctggttctagtaagaactcttgctgctgcattttggactagctgtagtttgtttactaagcgtgcagaacaaccacccaataaagcattacaataatctaaccttgaggtcataaatgcatggattaacatttctgcatttgacattgagagcataggccgtaatttagatatatttttgagatggaaaaatgcagttttacaaatgctagaaacgtggctttctaaggaaagattgcgatcaaatagcacacctaggttcctaactgatgacaaagaattgacagagcaaccatcaagtcttagacagtgttctaggttattacaagcagagtttttaggtcctataattaacacctctgttttttcagaatttagcagtaagaaattactcgtcatccagttttttatatcgactatgcaatccattagtttttcaaattggtgtgtttcacctggctgcgaagaaatatagagctgagtatcatcagcataacagtgaaagctaacaccatgtttcctgatgatatctcccaagggtaacatataaagcgtgaaaagtagcggccctagtactgagccttgaggtactccatactgcacttgtgatcaataggatacatcttcataaactgctacgaactgatggcggtcatataaatacgatttaaaccatgctaatgcactttcactgatgccaacaaagtgttcaagtctatgcaaaagaatgttgtggtcaattgtgtcaaacgcagcactaagatccaataaaactaatagagagatacacccacgatcagatgataagagcagatcatctgtaactctaagaagagcagtctcagtactatgatacggtctaaatcctgactggaaatcctcacatataccatttttctctaagaaggaatataattgtgtggataccaccttttctagtatcttagacagaaaagggagattcgagattggtctataattaactagttatttggggtcaagttgtgtttttttgatgagaggtttaataacagccagtttgaaggttttggggacatgtcctaatgacaatgaggaattaataatagtcagaagaggatctatgacttctggaagcacctcttttaggagcttagatggtatagggtctaacatacatgttgttggtttagatgatttaacaagtttatgcaattcttcctctcctatggtagagaatgagtggaactgttcctcagggggtctatagtgcactgtctgatgtgatactgtagctgacggctgaatggttgcaattttatctctaatagtatcgattttagaagtaaagtagttcataaagtcattactgctgtggtattgggaaatgtcaacacttgttgaggctttatttttcgttaatttagccactgtattgaataaatacctggggttatgtttgttttcttctaaaagagaagaaaagtaatcggatctagcagtttttaatgcttttctgtaggatatgttactttcccgccaagcaatacgaaatacctctagttttgttttcctccagctgcgctccatttttcgggctgctctctttagggtgcgagtatggtcattataccatggtgtcaaactgttttccttaaccttccttaagcgtaaaggagcaactttatttaaagtgctagaaaagagagagtccatagtttctgttacatcatcaagttgttctgaggttttggatatgctaaggaatttggatacatcaggaagataacttaaaaagcagtcttttgtgttagaagtgatggttcttccatacttgtaacaagaagtagaatttacaattttggctatatgaattttgcaaagaactaaataaagatctgagatatcatcacttggctgaataatttcaacaccatcaacatcaattccatgtgacagtattaaatctagagtatgatttcgacaatgagtaggtcctgaaacgtgttgtctaacaccaatagagttcagaatgtctataaatgctgatcccaatgcatcgttttcattatcaacatggttattaaaatcaccaactattaaaactttatctgcagccagaactaactcggatgtaaaatcaccaaactctttaataaagtctgtatggtgccctggtggcctgtatacagtagccagtacaaacataacaggggatttatcattaacatttgtttctttggataatgttatatgaagtaccattacttctaactagttatacttgtagcctgccctctgagaaatcctgaaaacgttgttataaattgaagcaacacctccacctttgccttttagacgtggctcatgtttataacagtaatcttggggggtggactcatttaaaataatgtaatcatcaggttttagccaggtttctgtcaaacagagtacatctatattatgatcagtgatcatattatttacaaaaagtgttttcatagaaagggatctgatattcaataagccaagctttatcatttgtttatccatattgcttctgttttttatttgttgaacctcaattaaattgttaatcttaacttggtttggacgttttttgtattttctagttcggggaacagacacagtctctatagtgtgatatctaggtgaaagagtctctatgtgctgagaattaactgacctctgtgacgggaggcagctagcagacggtcggtttagccagtctgtctgcttcctgacctgggccccagttagtcaagtataaacactaagactatttgccatatttctagagagaagagtggctccaccccaggagggatgaagaccatctcttttaaacaggtcaggtctgccccaaaagctcgtccaattgtctatgaaacctatgttattctgtgggcaccacttagacatccagccattgagtgatgacaatctgctatgcatctcatcaccacggtaagcagggaggggaccagagcatattacactgtctgacatcgtgcttgcaagttcacacacctctttaatgttatttttagtgatctccgactggcgaagtcgaacatcattagcgccggcatgaataacaatcttactgtatttacgtttagcattagccagcacttttaaatttgccaagatgtcaggcgctctggctcccggtaaacatttgactatggtggctggtgtctctatattcacgttccgtacaatagaatcaccaataactagagcactttcatcaggtttctcagtgggtgcatcactgagtggggagaacctgtttaatgttttgatcggaacagaagagcggtgttttgacccacgactacgctgcctcaccgtcacccagttgccctgctgctggggctctgtttccggaaccgaacaatgtacaggaatccctgagctagacgcatccaaagccgtatctagttgaatgtgaatatgaatgttgttcagttgctttgacgcaatgtattttatttaaagcgctatataaataaaggtgactttgactttgactttgacgttTCCTCATGGAATGGACAAAATGCAAGTCGAGGTTCAGAGACTGAATAGACACTTAGTATCTATCATCATGATATTGCATTAATTTGTGCATTATATTTCACAGTAGCAAAGCTCTTTCTCTGTTTGACTGCAGTAATTTTGCAGTAATGCAGTAATTCTGTAGAgccatggaatatatatataaaagttggGATTTAGTAATCTAAGAGAAGTATAAATGGCTGctgctgctccgggtgtgtgttcacagtgtgtgtgtgtgcactttggataggttaaatgcagagcacgaattctgagtctgggatacttggctgtatgtcatgtcacttcacttcaatatAACTCATTCATTTTGCATTAGGATTAAGCTTTACACAACAAAACACTGAGGCAGTGTATTATTATCTATGACACTAGATTGATTCACCTAATCCTTCCAGTTGTTTAAATAGCATCTCCTGTGTCCTGCCAGGTTCAGCAGCAGTGTCACAAGGAGCACCTAACAGGCCAAGAACAGATCCAACTTTCGCTGGATGGCCATGAGACAGGCTTGAGGAAAGAGCTAGGTGAACTACAGGCACAGATCCAGGGTCTGACTGTAACCGAGAGCTGCTGCGGTGAAATAAACAGCCTGACCCAGAGATTGTTCCAGCTGGAGGACTCAATTACAAGCCTGACTGAGTCCCAGAGGCAGCTACAAGTGGACCTGACTGACCAGACGCTCCACATTGAGACCCTGCTGGAGACCCGGCTGGTGGACATGGAGGGCAGAATTAATGCCTCTGAACATAGACACCAAGATGGGCTAGGGCCTGAGCTCAGTTCCCTGGATGGGTTTAAGACTTTGTTAGATGAGAAGCTAAAGACATTAGAGCGACGTTTGTTTGTAGCAGTTGAGGAGTTGAGCAATGCCACAGCACCAGCGCTGCTAGAAGGGCAAGTGGTGCCGGCGCTGGAGACAGAGATCGACAGTATCCGGAGGAGGGTGGAGGCTGACTTAGATGGGATGCAGAAGCAGATGTCTGTTCTTGAGCTCCTCTGCACCTCTGCCTGCTCCCCCGCCTCTGGCCCAGAGACGGCCCTCATCCAGACTGAGGTGGAGAACTGTAAGGAAACAGAAAAGAAGATGCTGGACCACCTGGCCATACATTCAAGCAAACTGGACCATCTCAATAGCACCTTACAGGGTGTCCTTACACATCTATCCCAGGAGAACACAGAGGGCACCATCCAGGGGGAAATCACACTCCTGAAGATCAACGTCAACTCTGTCAACCGTACCTTGAAAGGGCTACGTGATTCAGTTAGCCTGTTCGCTCTAGAAGTTGGCCAGGTGAATTCCACCTGGCAGGAGCGGGAAAACCGGCTGGTCACGCAGGTGCAGGGCATCTCAGATCTGGTGGAGCGACAGGCATCTATGCTTGGATCCGGGGAGCGGAGGCTAATCCAGTTGAAGGCGGAGCTACAGAGCTTGCGACGGAGGCTAACCGGGGAGCTGCAGGGTTGTCGCACCACAAAGCAGGAAATGCAACAGGAAGTGACTGGGGTGGAAAGTCGAGTCACCCAGGTCGAAGGACAGTGTGGCAGCCTAGGTGAGCTAGCTGATGACCTTGAGAGAATCCGCAGTGAGCTGGAAAGACATTCGGACAGTTTCCTGGTGCAGGTCAACGGGACACTAGCAAGCCATTCTGAGCAGCTGGTCCAACTGAAGGATGGTCTTAAAGACTGCATAAGCAAAACGGACCCCTCAAGACTGCGGGGTAACAGTCATTAGACCTTATTATTAAAGGAACTACAAAGCCTGAGGATGTACAaatttgcaatatttttgttCCCTCAGCAGGGCATTTTTTCTCCTATTTCTTTGTTTTAAGCCTTTATATCATTTTAACTGAGTTTTGTTAACTTATATGAAGAAAGTTTGAGTGcattattaaacatatttgacaatttgttaaatgaaataacaaaacatgcaaaaaaacagGCAAATGAATGTTATGGCACTACTAAGCTGCTACGGGTTTCTAATGGCAAGTACTGTTCACTACCTTCTCATCTCAGCATCCAAGTCATCTCCTgattttattactgttttaattactGTTTTATAACAGGAACAAAACtacacatttttataaaagttttgaTGTGTGTAAAATggattgtttaaaatatatatttcacattataaAAGTTTTTCTGAGAGATtataatttttcattaataaaagtgGGTTGTGTGAAAGTATGTCAATTATTTCCTTTATATTCTGTTAGGATTTTGCACCATTTGTGGAAGTTCCAGTTATGACCACCCAGTATCATGAAGAACTCAAACAAACCATTGAATCTGAGAATGCAAGACCTGTAGTGGGTGTGTTAGATAAGGCAGACATACACCATGtgcaggtttgaaaaccactctGCTAGAACAGTGGCTACGATGCAGTTACTACTGAAGAATAAAACATCATCAGCATATgctagtggtaaaaaaaaaaaagagcatgacGAACAGTTTGGCAGATTTACTTTTtatgtgtgctgaaaaaaagAGGAGTTTGAGgtacatgtctgtgtgtggtccACTACACAGAGACGTGTCAagaaatttgctgaaccacagacaacatcagaggcttCTTATCTAGGCtacggagaagaagaactggactgttgctcagtggtccaaagtcctcttttcagatgagagcaagttttgtatttcatttggaaaccaaggtcctagtcTGGAGGAAGTCTGGAGAAGCTCAGAGCCCAAATAGCCTGAattccagtgttaagtttccacagtctgtgatgatttggggtgcaatgtcatctgctggtgttggtccattgtgttttttgaaaaccaaagtcactgtacCTGTTTACCAAGTattcttggagcacttcatgcttccttctgctgaccagcttttgaagatgctgatttcattttccagcaggatttggcacctgcccacactgccaaaagcaccaaaagttggttaaatgaccatggtgtttgtttgcttgactggccagcaaactcaccagacctgaaccccagagagaatctatgggctactgtcaagaggaagatgagaaacaagagaccaaacaatgcagatgagctgaaggtcactgtcaaagaaacctgggcttccagaccacctcagcagagccacaaactgatcacctccatgccacgccgaattgaggcagtgtttaaagcaaaaggagaccctaccaagtattgagtacatgtacagtaaataaacatactttccataaggccaacaattcactaaaaaatggtctcatgaagtattctaatttgttgagatagtgaattttgggtttttgttaaatgtgagctaaagtcatcacaattaaaataaccaaagtcttaaactacttcagtctgtgtgcattgaatttatttaattcatgagtttcacaatttgagttgaattactgaaataaatgaacttttccacaacattataatttattgagctgCACCTGTATATTTATTACTGAATTATATATTCCATATGTATTTGAtacatattacaaaaaatatatatatatttttcttttcaaaaacatgcatctatttgACCCTTTTCCCCCCTACACTTCCTGACAACCTTGTAGCATGTTTATCTTCAGGTTTAATATTCATTACTTTGTGTATTGTGTATGTATGCTAATGTAGACAAACACAAATATTTGATGAGGCATTTTGTGTAGTGTTTTGGCCAGAGAGAGACACAGGATGTCCCTGAGCTGCTccataataacataataacaatACAAGGCCACTCTAAAAAAAACGTATGGCAGATTGGTGTGTAAATATTTGTTTGAGAATTGTGTGCCTCTCTTTATGCATTTATgcgttttttttcccctctcaacaggaaagtgtgtgtatgtgtgagataaGAGGACAAAGAACAAATATGAGTACTTTTCATCCAAAGCTACCTGCATGACTGATCTCTGACTGATCATATCTCATTGCTTTGAGGCACATTCACAAAATCCAGCTTTAAATCTCTATTCATCCATTTACGAGCAGTAATCATAACCTAATTCCCAACCGTTTCTATTAAGGAAAacctttataaatgtatttatttttacttatttatttttaaaaaaataaaaaaataaaggtgttCCTTAATCTTGTTCAACTGAAAAAATAGATTtccatgatttttttcccccttttaccACTCTTGAGTTGATTGCGTTCTCACAGGTCATGCAGATTTCTTGTCCTATGTGTGTATGGAATACAGGAATAAACTcttgcaacccaccctgaacacctctcgaAACAATCGCTCTCAcaattcacacctcctgcatccccccacTCCCCCACACTGGCaattcagatcagcgaggattcggtgcgccaggtcttccggaagcagaaaaggaaaaaagcaccaggcccagattgtgttacaccagcctgtctgaaatcctgtgctgaccagctggcccccatcttcacacagatcttcaacagattgctggagctgtgcgaagtcccttcatgcttcaaacgctccaccatcatccccatcccaaagaaatctaAAATTACAGGattaaatgactacaggcctctGGCTTTAaagtctgtggtcatgaagtcatttgaaaaactggctcacctgaaggacat is a genomic window of Carassius carassius chromosome 46, fCarCar2.1, whole genome shotgun sequence containing:
- the LOC132129486 gene encoding EMILIN-3-like, whose protein sequence is MRGTFAYGGLLLVMLLLTSADAKGTLYGSPYRYNLHKSGSVPQYNPGKPTGHHKNFCAYVVQKNVTCIMQDGVATYVKPEYTTKCIWGQKCPVLMYRALFKPQYKIGYKSITELEWRCCTGYSGENCGDGTTSNPDEMMPPFKGSFPQPGVKGYPRGHPNIPVSRLEPGKPFPFPGGHPDNKPIPSGYLPPESPKTSYSPKAGVSGKRLDRIEENLRKLSQDLLTLNGLVTGMEERLRVSLREDTKKILTTLLGGVPRLLDTSVGFGLIQEGTPNGFDGEENLPGFGQLVGRVMEVKDELRAKSNMLDEIRGMVIGHDGQLKKLIDTATGRHIPVDQRHLEDLLDSRLAGVRAEVLDGFERRLTGLEGHCDERIGQVQQQCHKEHLTGQEQIQLSLDGHETGLRKELGELQAQIQGLTVTESCCGEINSLTQRLFQLEDSITSLTESQRQLQVDLTDQTLHIETLLETRLVDMEGRINASEHRHQDGLGPELSSLDGFKTLLDEKLKTLERRLFVAVEELSNATAPALLEGQVVPALETEIDSIRRRVEADLDGMQKQMSVLELLCTSACSPASGPETALIQTEVENCKETEKKMLDHLAIHSSKLDHLNSTLQGVLTHLSQENTEGTIQGEITLLKINVNSVNRTLKGLRDSVSLFALEVGQVNSTWQERENRLVTQVQGISDLVERQASMLGSGERRLIQLKAELQSLRRRLTGELQGCRTTKQEMQQEVTGVESRVTQVEGQCGSLGELADDLERIRSELERHSDSFLVQVNGTLASHSEQLVQLKDGLKDCISKTDPSRLRGNSH